One window from the genome of Thermococcus siculi encodes:
- a CDS encoding DUF4097 family beta strand repeat-containing protein — MMYENVKEVEIKAVNGRVEIEGWENDYVEVDYVIHGEVDVKVEQNGSKLIIKEEPKKRFLNLIGKEGWAEITVKVPKNVVVNAKNVNGELRARGVLFGEATTVNGEMILKECQVGELSTVNGEIEAHLTVAGPLRASTVNGDLDITIEELEDDVEVSCVNGDITLRLTDFCDARIVAKRTHGDIELVGIDPENPVIGTGEYEVRVSTVNGDVRVELV; from the coding sequence ATGATGTATGAAAACGTGAAGGAAGTTGAGATAAAGGCCGTGAACGGCAGGGTTGAGATTGAAGGCTGGGAGAATGACTACGTGGAGGTTGACTACGTCATTCACGGCGAGGTGGACGTTAAGGTCGAGCAGAACGGGAGCAAGCTCATCATAAAGGAGGAGCCGAAGAAGAGGTTCCTCAACCTAATAGGGAAAGAAGGATGGGCTGAGATTACCGTAAAGGTGCCGAAGAACGTCGTCGTCAATGCCAAGAACGTCAACGGCGAGCTCCGCGCAAGGGGAGTTCTCTTCGGGGAAGCCACCACTGTGAACGGGGAGATGATCCTGAAGGAGTGCCAGGTGGGGGAGCTGAGCACCGTGAACGGGGAGATAGAGGCCCACCTGACCGTTGCCGGTCCGCTAAGAGCATCCACCGTAAACGGGGATCTGGATATAACGATTGAGGAACTCGAAGATGACGTTGAGGTGAGCTGCGTAAACGGGGACATAACGCTCCGCCTCACCGACTTCTGCGATGCGAGGATTGTGGCAAAGAGGACCCACGGAGACATTGAACTGGTCGGTATAGACCCCGAGAACCCCGTGATCGGCACCGGCGAGTATGAAGTGAGGGTTTCAACGGTCAACGGCGACGTGAGGGTGGAGCTGGTTTAG